In uncultured Bacteroides sp., one genomic interval encodes:
- a CDS encoding VOC family protein has protein sequence MKFSNVRLLVKDYKKCFKFYTEQLGFEPLWGDENGCYASFKVADGIEGFAIFVSDFMVPAVGNDEKAQPIGYREKSMIVFEVENVDDTYQAFLEKGINFINEPTDMPDWGMRVVHLRDPEENLIEFFTPLAAQ, from the coding sequence ATGAAATTTAGTAACGTAAGATTATTAGTCAAAGACTACAAAAAATGCTTCAAATTTTACACAGAACAATTAGGGTTTGAACCTCTTTGGGGAGATGAAAACGGATGTTATGCTTCATTTAAAGTGGCAGACGGGATTGAAGGATTTGCCATTTTTGTTTCTGATTTTATGGTCCCAGCTGTTGGAAATGACGAAAAAGCACAACCGATTGGTTATAGAGAAAAATCAATGATTGTTTTTGAAGTAGAGAATGTGGATGATACCTATCAAGCATTTTTAGAAAAAGGCATTAACTTTATTAATGAACCGACTGATATGCCCGATTGGGGAATGAGAGTTGTTCACTTGCGAGACCCGGAAGAAAATTTAATTGAGTTTTTTACACCTTTGGCTGCACAGTAA
- a CDS encoding DUF5131 family protein: MNWEPWTGCYKISDGCTYCYFYGPFSKRCGQNNVYKTNEFDKPIAKTAKGIYKIQSGKIVATCFASDFFIAEADEWRTEAWAMIKKRSDLDFLILTKRIDRFNISLPNDWGDGYDNVNIGCTIENQESADYRLPLFLSYPIKRRFIAAAPLLGAIDISAYLDGIEHVTVGGETGREARVCNYDWVLDIREQCVKAGKTFWFKNTGSFFKYDGTVQKINPFKQSCVAKEFGINILNGKKLF; the protein is encoded by the coding sequence ATGAATTGGGAACCGTGGACAGGTTGTTATAAAATAAGCGATGGTTGCACTTACTGCTATTTCTATGGTCCTTTCTCAAAACGTTGCGGACAAAATAATGTATATAAAACGAACGAATTTGATAAACCTATAGCTAAAACGGCAAAAGGAATATATAAAATTCAAAGTGGAAAGATTGTTGCGACTTGTTTCGCAAGCGATTTTTTTATTGCAGAAGCTGATGAATGGCGTACAGAAGCTTGGGCAATGATAAAGAAACGATCTGACCTTGACTTTTTGATTTTAACTAAACGCATCGACCGCTTTAATATTTCTCTCCCAAACGATTGGGGTGATGGATATGATAATGTGAATATAGGGTGCACAATTGAAAATCAGGAATCAGCTGATTATCGACTGCCTTTGTTTCTATCCTACCCAATTAAAAGGAGATTTATAGCAGCTGCACCACTTTTGGGCGCTATTGATATATCGGCTTATCTTGACGGAATTGAGCATGTTACCGTAGGTGGTGAAACAGGACGAGAAGCTCGTGTATGTAATTACGATTGGGTTTTAGATATTAGGGAGCAATGTGTTAAAGCTGGAAAAACTTTTTGGTTTAAAAACACAGGTTCGTTTTTTAAATATGACGGCACGGTTCAAAAAATCAATCCATTCAAGCAGAGTTGTGTAGCAAAAGAATTTGGAATTAATATTTTAAACGGCAAAAAGCTATTTTAA